From a single Calothrix sp. NIES-2098 genomic region:
- a CDS encoding RNA-directed DNA polymerase: MSDQRRSREELSKLIREVGKEEFILEEMLRYGFWKGESLRELDAEIHRQEEIRRELETLRQQSLQLQDEQLLRQQSLKKRLEESRRKRQETKERRERERQERAEAWKQKKEKEIVYLGEAVSADLNNTQGNQEKLNSLGLPVCNTAEEIATAMGVTVGKLRFLAFNRNTSTVSHYIRFKMPKKTGGERIIFAPMPNLKQAQHWILENILQKLEIHDAAHGFRRERSIVTNATPHVGAEVIINFDLKDFFPSISYKRVKGLFRSFGYSGAAATIFALLCTAAEVEELELDGQNYYVAVGERHLPQGSPASPAISNLLCRRLDSRLTAMAEKLEFIYTRYADDLTFSVSGESRRYICNILRRTESIVIHEGFTINQEKTRILRKSSQQEVTGLVVNNKLSISKKTLNRFRATLYQIETEGLEGKHWGNSSNLIAAITGFANFVAMVNPEKGAEFLERIKRIKKKFRRNNIE; this comes from the coding sequence ATGAGTGACCAGCGTCGTAGCCGAGAGGAATTGTCTAAACTCATTCGCGAAGTTGGGAAGGAAGAATTCATCCTCGAAGAAATGTTACGCTACGGCTTCTGGAAAGGTGAGTCACTACGGGAGTTAGATGCGGAAATTCACCGTCAAGAAGAAATCCGGCGAGAATTAGAAACGCTACGACAGCAAAGTTTGCAACTTCAAGATGAGCAACTGTTGCGTCAGCAGTCTTTGAAAAAACGCCTAGAAGAGTCGCGTCGTAAGCGCCAGGAAACTAAAGAACGCCGGGAAAGAGAACGCCAAGAACGTGCAGAAGCTTGGAAGCAGAAGAAAGAAAAAGAAATTGTTTATCTTGGTGAGGCTGTTTCCGCTGATTTAAACAATACTCAAGGTAATCAAGAAAAATTGAACTCCCTAGGTTTACCTGTTTGCAATACTGCTGAAGAGATAGCCACGGCGATGGGAGTGACTGTAGGAAAATTGCGTTTTTTAGCATTTAACCGCAATACCTCTACTGTTTCTCACTACATCCGCTTCAAAATGCCGAAAAAAACAGGGGGAGAACGTATCATCTTTGCACCTATGCCTAATTTAAAACAGGCGCAGCACTGGATATTAGAAAATATTCTTCAAAAACTAGAAATTCATGATGCAGCGCATGGTTTTCGTCGCGAACGTTCGATTGTCACTAACGCTACTCCTCACGTTGGTGCTGAGGTAATTATCAACTTTGACTTGAAAGATTTTTTTCCTTCAATTTCTTACAAAAGAGTCAAAGGACTTTTCCGTTCTTTTGGTTATTCAGGAGCAGCAGCAACTATTTTTGCGTTACTTTGTACTGCGGCTGAAGTAGAAGAATTGGAATTAGATGGACAGAATTATTATGTCGCAGTAGGAGAAAGACATCTTCCCCAAGGTTCTCCCGCTAGTCCTGCTATTTCTAACTTACTATGTCGCCGCTTAGATAGCCGCTTAACAGCAATGGCAGAAAAATTAGAGTTTATTTATACTCGCTATGCTGATGACTTGACTTTTTCTGTTTCTGGTGAAAGCCGCCGTTATATATGTAATATCCTCAGACGAACAGAATCTATTGTTATTCATGAAGGATTCACCATCAATCAAGAGAAAACTCGCATCCTGAGAAAATCTAGTCAGCAAGAAGTTACAGGTTTAGTCGTTAATAATAAGCTCAGTATTTCTAAAAAAACATTAAATCGCTTCCGGGCAACTTTATATCAAATTGAGACAGAAGGTTTAGAGGGTAAGCATTGGGGTAATTCCTCGAATTTAATTGCTGCTATCACTGGCTTTGCTAACTTTGTGGCGATGGTGAATCCAGAAAAAGGTGCTGAGTTTCTGGAGCGAATCAAGCGAATTAAGAAAAAATTTAGGCGTAACAATATTGAGTAA
- a CDS encoding zinc finger, SWIM-type, with amino-acid sequence MEFNYTYKGNSKVVESDRITQMSFSPDTKRSPTYFIGELQQNVAFREAISALHDVVVSDMRFKPKDKTAYKEWRAKQDDIDWQMVAAMRQDVADRINQLQAELKELQNRRQQSWSSYYQAQRRYFDFLYQKDRDAWYVLDPVITIHPDEIFFECFSVDESTYGRLGASYEVFTKISEFACGTTNVDYSASLYNEFQKIRSYKTTQLQVDPSGFEVQTTNEDAYKEVKIDLPDSWVRGFLQVSSAMCLPATQFDLHPMDIYNMCFVLRRHKERQGPRSIRYHLKPGEPVRLVFEPWDIEVVCHRSPYLGHEPQTIRVWGRRRLNILERLIPIARKFTVHLLGTGMPSFYVADLGDMSFTLGLSGWTANDWSQAGNFDLMAPRTDVDEWTQKIIFDALRENWVETADSLAQRLGISRTAIMGALSAYTQAGSVIYDLNKQVYRVRELSREPLPVERLRFANEREEKAARFLHQNSVKVTSVSDKDGILILQGRVRGKGKTYIPSLTIDRDERIIQAECTCSWYQRHQLYKGPCEHMLALRMQFARQFQ; translated from the coding sequence ATGGAATTTAATTACACTTATAAGGGAAATTCAAAAGTAGTAGAAAGCGATCGCATTACTCAAATGAGTTTTTCTCCAGATACAAAGCGATCGCCTACTTATTTTATTGGAGAATTACAGCAAAATGTAGCTTTTCGGGAAGCAATTAGTGCATTACATGATGTTGTTGTTTCCGATATGCGGTTTAAACCAAAAGATAAAACTGCATATAAGGAATGGCGTGCCAAACAAGATGATATTGATTGGCAGATGGTTGCAGCTATGCGTCAAGATGTTGCAGATAGAATCAATCAACTACAAGCGGAATTAAAAGAACTACAAAATCGCCGTCAGCAAAGCTGGTCTAGTTATTATCAAGCTCAAAGACGTTATTTTGATTTTTTATATCAAAAAGACCGCGATGCTTGGTATGTGTTAGATCCTGTAATTACCATTCATCCAGATGAAATATTTTTTGAATGTTTTAGTGTGGATGAATCAACTTATGGACGTCTGGGTGCTAGTTACGAAGTTTTCACCAAAATTAGTGAATTCGCTTGCGGTACAACTAATGTAGATTATTCAGCATCGCTGTATAACGAATTCCAAAAAATCCGCAGCTACAAGACTACACAATTACAAGTCGATCCTTCTGGCTTTGAAGTTCAAACTACTAACGAAGACGCTTACAAAGAAGTCAAAATTGATTTACCTGATAGCTGGGTAAGAGGTTTTTTACAAGTCAGTTCGGCGATGTGTTTACCTGCAACGCAGTTCGACTTGCATCCAATGGATATTTATAATATGTGTTTTGTCCTGCGTCGTCATAAAGAAAGACAAGGGCCGCGTAGTATACGATATCATCTCAAACCAGGCGAACCCGTGCGGTTAGTGTTTGAACCGTGGGATATAGAGGTTGTTTGTCACCGTTCCCCTTATCTTGGCCATGAACCACAAACCATTCGCGTATGGGGACGCCGCCGCCTAAACATCCTAGAACGCCTCATCCCCATTGCTAGGAAATTTACAGTTCACCTTCTGGGTACAGGAATGCCTTCGTTCTATGTCGCTGACTTAGGCGATATGTCTTTTACTTTGGGTTTGTCGGGATGGACTGCTAACGATTGGTCACAAGCTGGTAATTTTGATTTAATGGCTCCGCGCACTGATGTTGATGAATGGACACAAAAAATTATTTTTGACGCGTTGCGAGAAAATTGGGTAGAAACTGCTGACAGCCTTGCACAACGTTTAGGTATCTCCCGAACAGCTATTATGGGTGCTTTAAGTGCTTACACTCAAGCTGGTAGTGTAATTTATGATTTAAATAAGCAAGTGTACAGAGTGCGCGAACTTAGCCGTGAACCATTACCAGTGGAACGCTTGCGTTTTGCTAACGAACGAGAAGAAAAAGCAGCCAGGTTTTTGCATCAAAATTCAGTGAAAGTCACATCTGTGAGCGACAAAGATGGAATTTTAATCTTACAAGGTCGTGTTAGAGGTAAAGGTAAAACTTACATACCATCCCTAACTATTGATAGAGACGAACGCATTATTCAAGCAGAATGCACTTGCAGTTGGTATCAACGACATCAACTTTACAAGGGGCCTTGCGAACATATGCTGGCATTAAGAATGCAATTTGCGCGTCAATTTCAATAA